One genomic window of Cannabis sativa cultivar Pink pepper isolate KNU-18-1 chromosome 2, ASM2916894v1, whole genome shotgun sequence includes the following:
- the LOC115720192 gene encoding uncharacterized protein LOC115720192, giving the protein MLYHPGKANVVADTLSRKCQTGGSLYMEMVDRYVNDRGDNDDEDMLLLDDDEGDLSGIDDRWCLVGRFLTKQNVDFQVIDGSPWTFDRAPLIFERLKQGENPRMVPLNRLDFWVQLHNLESGFMTESTVRNVVNHVGTFLKSDPNYFVGVWRDFLRVRVKLNIDKPLKKKMKLEKKSGKSSSLIFKYEDLPTFCFICGVLGHSERFCEKLFDTPPELIVKEYDLSLKAAPRRRQHTKGSQWL; this is encoded by the exons atgcTTTATCATCCTGGTAAGGCCAATGTGGTTGCTGACACTTTGAGTAGAAAATGTCAGA CGGGAGGTTCTTTATATATGGAGATGGTGGATAGATATGTGAATGATAGGGGCGATAATGATGATGAAGACATGCTTCTGCTTGATGATGATGAAGGGGATTTATCGGGAATAGACGATCGGTGGTGTCTAGTAGGGCGTTTTCTTACGAAACAGAATGTCGATTTTCAG GTTATCGATGGCAGCCCGTGGACATTTGATCGTGCTCCTCTAATCTTCGAAAGGCTGAAACAGGGAGAGAACCCAAGGATGGTGCCGCTGAATAGACTCGACTTCTGGGTTCAGCTACATAACCTGGAGTCGGGATTCATGACTGAGTCTACAGTGAGAAATGTGGTGAATCATGTAGGTACGTTCCTTAAATCCGATCCTAATTATTTTGTTGGTGTTTGGAGGGATTTTTTGCGGGTTCGGGTGAAGTTGAATATTGATAAACCtctgaaaaagaaaatgaaacttGAGAAGAAGAGTGGTAAATCTTCTTCCCTGATCTTTAAATATGAGGACCTCCCAACATTTTGCTTCATTTGTGGTGTTCTTGGCCACTCCGAACGTTTCTGCGAGAAGCTTTTTGATACGCCTCCGGAATTGATCGTCAAGGAATACGATTTGTCATTGAAGGCAGCCCCACGACGTCGACAACACACCAAGGGTTCACAATGGCTATGA
- the LOC115720191 gene encoding uncharacterized protein LOC115720191, producing the protein MERETMVSAEIGDKSNGKSKAYVDEDLIGENSGIDSLLVLDSKRRRTFDGLGNYVDSGLDLNKLDEPCLDNLQKQHNGTNQKIDGDVAMDGQGEDSSKNLFGAGSGLTKWATQAGDSLVYGEPNRNRRERTWNLLRTLAGSSSLPWCVIGDVNNILSQEDKKGGQPYPGWLLEGFQKALTDCHLFDLDLTGYPFTWEKSRGTTLWVEIRLDRAMFTEAGTLLFQGAKLFNLETSTSDHSPLFLEPIFVEQTSTNYRFRFENAWLKEPMCFQIVEDSWQRVGVGRILNKLNVCADALSQWGKEITGNFKRRIRECNPEMKLLKKKRDDISVARYSEARKQLFAIIDQREIFWKQRAKQFWLKEGDQNSKYFYKAASNRRRSNLISKLKNDQGCLWTGRMGYLMLWEVIDCINHVVPEMANLEFTRPVLEEEVKTAVFQMHPDKSPGPDGMTSTFYQRCWHIVKIDVVGVVQRFFATGAFDEACSDANVMTNRMKPFMDSIVADSQSAFIPGRLISDNIMVSFEVLHYLKRKRQGKTWCIALKLDMSKAYDCIEWNFLEVVLTKLGFVDTWVHLIMQCVSSANYNVIHGFQEMEGLSALLRKYERQGWIHGCKVANGAPRVSHMLFVDDSYLYCQASKVEAHRVRELLTKFERASGQEVNLSKSSIFFSTNTTTTVRNVIS; encoded by the exons ATGGAGAGAGAGACTATGGTATCGGCTGAGATTGGGGATAAGTCTAATGGAAAGTCAAAGGCTTACGTGGATGAGGATTTGATTGGAGAAAATAGTGGGATTGATTCCTTGCTGGTTTTGGATTCTAAAAGGAGAAGGACTTTTGATGGGCTGGGTAATTATGTTGATAGTGGGTTGGACCTTAATAAATTGGATGAACCTTGTTTAGACAATTTACAAAAACAACATAATGGTACTAATCAAAAGATTGATGGTGATGTGGCTATGGACGGTCAAGGGGAGGATAGCTCAAAAAACTTGTTTGGGGCGGGTTCTG GATTGACAAAGTGGGCTACCCAAGCTGGAGACTCACTAGTTTATGGTGAGCCAAATAGAAATCGTAGAGAAAGGACCTGGAATCTTCTTCGCACCTTAGCCGGTTCTTCATCTCTTCCATGGTGTGTGATTGGGGATGTCAACAATATTCTTAGTCAAGAGGACAAGAAAGGTGGACAACCTTACCCTGGATGGCTTCTAGAAGGTTTTCAAAAAGCTCTCACCGATTGTCATTTGTTCGATTTAGATCTCACGGGGTACCCTTTCACCTGGGAAAAGAGCAGAGGCACAACCCTTTGGGTTGAAATTCGTCTGGACAGAGCAATGTTCACCGAAGCAGGGACTCTCCTATTTCAAGGTGCTAAACTTTTTAACCTTGAAACCTCTACTTCTGATCACTCTCCTTTATTTCTTGAGCCTATTTTTGTTGAGCAAACTTCCACGAACTACCGCTTTCGTTTTGAAAATGCTTGGTTGAAAGAACCCATGTGTTTTCAAATTGTGGAGGATTCTTGGCAACGGGTTGGTGTGGGGAGAATTTTGAATAAGTTGAATGTGTGTGCTGATGCGTTATCTCAATGGGGTAAAGAGATAACAGGGAATTTCAAACGAAGAATAAGAGAGTGTAATCCCGAAATGAAGctcttgaagaagaaaagagatgacATCTCTGTGGCTCGATATAGTGAGGCTCGAAAGCAGCTATTTGCTATAATCGATCAACGGGAAATTTTTTGGAAGCAACGAGCTAAACAATTCTGGTTAAAGGAGGGTGACCAAAATAGCAAATATTTCTACAAGGCTGCAAGTAATAGGCGACGGAGTAATCTTATTTCGAAGCTTAAAAATGACCAGGGGTGTTTGTGGACTGGGAGAATGGGTTATCTGATGTTGTG GGAAGTAATAGACTGTATTAATCATGTTGTTCCTGAGATGGCCAATCTAGAGTTTACAAGACCTGTCTTGGAGGAAGAAGTGAAGACGGCGGTGTTTCAAATGCATCCTGACAAGAGTCCAGGACCAGATGGTATGACCTCGACTTTCTATCAACGATGTTGGCATATCGTGAAAATAGATGTTGTGGGAGTTGTTCAGAGATTCTTTGCTACGGGGGCCTTTGATGAAGCTTGTAGTGACGCAAAT GTAATGACCAACCGTATGAAACCTTTCATGGACTCTATAGTCGCAGATTCTCAGAGTGCCTTTATTCCAGGACGACTCATTTCTGATAACATTATGGTTTCTTTTGAAGTTCTCCACTATCTTAAACGAAAGCGCCAAGGGAAGACTTGGTGTATAGCTTTGAAACTGGATATGAGCAAGGCGTATGACTGCATTGAGTGGAATTTCTTAGAAGTGGTTCTTACGAAGTTGGGTTTTGTGGACACTTGGGTACATCTTATCATGCAATGTGTGTCATCGGCCAACTACAATGTTATCCATGGGTTCCAAGAGATGG AAGGTCTCTCTGCTTTATTGAGAAAGTATGAAAGACAAGGTTGGATCCATGGGTGCAAGGTGGCTAATGGGGCGCCTCGAGTTTCTCACATGCTTTTCGTGGATGATAGCTACCTGTATTGTCAAGCATCAAAAGTTGAAGCTCATCGGGTTCGAGAACTGCTGACCAAATTTGAAAGGGCTTCAGGTCAAGAGGTGAATTTATCAAAGTCATCCATTTTCTTCAGCACTAATACTACTACCACGGTCAGAAATGTTATTAGCTAG